One window of Pseudomonas sp. FP198 genomic DNA carries:
- a CDS encoding FixH family protein, producing the protein MPAATATSPWYKHLWPWIIIGILACSVTLSLTMVTIAVKNPDNLVNDNYYEAGKGINRSLERELLAQTLQLHANVQLDDLTGEVSLRLNGNSRPQTVELSLISPTQPEKDRKIVLTRNDSEPGRYVGQLADKIEGRRFVELLGVEHDQTWRLFEEEQITHGQDIELGDEPLQGAEDLKK; encoded by the coding sequence ATGCCTGCAGCAACCGCCACCAGCCCTTGGTACAAGCACCTCTGGCCGTGGATCATTATCGGGATCCTTGCTTGCTCGGTGACGCTGAGCCTGACCATGGTGACCATCGCGGTGAAAAACCCGGACAATCTGGTCAATGACAACTATTACGAAGCCGGCAAGGGCATCAATCGCTCGCTGGAACGCGAACTGCTGGCCCAGACCCTGCAACTGCATGCCAATGTGCAACTGGACGACCTCACCGGCGAAGTGAGCCTGCGCCTGAACGGTAACAGCCGGCCCCAGACCGTGGAGCTGAGCCTGATCTCCCCAACGCAGCCGGAGAAAGACCGCAAGATCGTGTTGACCCGCAACGACAGCGAACCAGGACGCTACGTCGGCCAACTGGCGGACAAGATCGAAGGTCGGCGTTTTGTCGAATTGCTGGGGGTGGAACACGATCAGACCTGGCGCTTGTTCGAAGAAGAACAGATCACCCACGGCCAGGATATCGAGCTTGGCGACGAGCCGCTGCAAGGCGCTGAAGACCTGAAAAAGTAG
- a CDS encoding heavy metal translocating P-type ATPase, which produces MTTPQPCYHCALPVPPGSRFTAVVLGETRELCCPGCQAVAEAIVAGGLEHYYQHRSEASANPQTLPVQLTDELALYDRPDVQQSFVRHEGELAETTLLMEGISCAACGWLIEKQLRSLPAVAEARLNLSNHRLHVRWADAQLPLSTLLAELRQIGYAAHPYQADQASEQLAAQNRLALRQLGVAGLLWFQAMMATMATWPEFNIDLSPEMHTILRWVALFLTTPIVFYSCAPFFKGALRDLRTRHLTMDVSVSLAIGSAYIAGIWTSITGVGELYFDAVGMFALFLLAGRYLERRARERTAAATAQLVNLLPASCLRLDERGQSERILLSELRTGDRVLVQPGAILPADGTILDGQSSVDESLLTGEYLPQPRQAGDAVTAGTLNVEGALTVEVRALGQDTRLSAIVRLLERAQAEKPRLAEIADRAAQWFLLFSLVAAAAIGVLWWQLDASRAFWIVLAMLVATCPCALSLATPTALTAATGTLHKLGLLLTRGHVLEGLNQIDTVIFDKTGTLTEGRLALRAIRPLAALDGDQCLGLAAALENRSEHPIARAFGRAPLAAEQVHSSPGLGLEGLVAEQRLRIGQPGFVCELSGSAVPPMPDEPGQWLLLGDDIGPLAWFVLDDRLRADAPALLAACKARGWRTLLLSGDSSPMVASVAAELGIDEARGGLRPDDKLAVLQQLHQQGRKVLMLGDGVNDVPVLAAADISVAMGSATDLAKTSADAVLLSNRLDALIHAFSLARRTRRVIIENLVWAGLYNGLMLPFAALGWITPVWAAVGMSISSLTVVLNALRLTRQPQAQVGETTPDTRPLPA; this is translated from the coding sequence ATGACCACTCCACAGCCCTGCTACCACTGCGCCCTGCCCGTCCCGCCCGGCAGTCGCTTCACCGCCGTTGTCCTCGGTGAGACCCGCGAGCTGTGTTGCCCCGGTTGCCAGGCGGTGGCCGAAGCAATCGTTGCCGGTGGCCTTGAGCACTATTACCAACACCGCAGCGAAGCGTCGGCCAACCCACAAACCCTGCCCGTTCAATTGACCGACGAACTGGCGTTATACGATCGCCCCGACGTGCAGCAATCGTTCGTCCGCCATGAAGGCGAGCTGGCCGAAACCACCCTGCTGATGGAAGGCATCAGTTGCGCCGCCTGCGGCTGGCTGATCGAAAAGCAATTGCGCAGCCTGCCGGCCGTGGCCGAGGCGCGATTGAACCTGTCCAACCACCGCCTGCACGTACGCTGGGCCGATGCGCAGCTCCCGCTGAGCACGCTGCTCGCCGAACTGCGCCAGATCGGCTATGCCGCGCACCCGTACCAGGCCGACCAGGCCAGCGAGCAGCTCGCCGCACAGAACCGCTTGGCCCTGCGTCAATTGGGCGTGGCCGGGTTGCTGTGGTTCCAGGCGATGATGGCGACGATGGCGACCTGGCCCGAATTCAACATCGACCTGAGCCCGGAGATGCACACCATCCTGCGCTGGGTCGCACTGTTCCTCACCACGCCTATCGTGTTCTACAGTTGCGCGCCCTTCTTCAAAGGTGCGCTGCGAGATTTGCGCACCCGCCACCTGACCATGGACGTTTCGGTGTCCTTGGCCATCGGCAGCGCCTATATCGCCGGGATCTGGACCTCCATCACCGGCGTGGGCGAGCTGTACTTCGATGCGGTCGGCATGTTCGCCCTGTTCCTGCTCGCCGGCCGCTACCTGGAACGCCGGGCCCGGGAGCGCACCGCTGCGGCCACCGCCCAACTGGTCAACCTGCTGCCAGCGTCGTGCCTGCGCCTGGACGAGCGCGGCCAGAGCGAACGCATCCTGCTCAGCGAACTGCGCACCGGCGACCGGGTGCTGGTCCAACCCGGAGCGATCCTGCCCGCCGATGGCACGATTCTCGACGGCCAGTCCAGCGTCGACGAATCGCTGCTGACCGGCGAATACCTGCCGCAACCGCGCCAGGCAGGCGACGCGGTAACGGCAGGCACGCTCAACGTCGAAGGCGCCCTGACGGTCGAGGTACGGGCGTTGGGACAGGACACGCGGTTATCGGCGATCGTGCGCCTGCTGGAGCGGGCCCAGGCCGAAAAGCCACGGCTGGCGGAAATCGCCGACCGCGCCGCCCAATGGTTCCTGCTGTTCTCCCTGGTCGCAGCGGCGGCCATCGGCGTGTTGTGGTGGCAGCTGGATGCTTCGCGTGCGTTCTGGATAGTCCTGGCGATGCTGGTCGCGACCTGTCCTTGCGCGCTGTCCCTGGCGACACCAACCGCTCTGACAGCGGCCACCGGAACCCTGCACAAACTCGGCCTGCTGCTGACGCGTGGTCATGTGCTGGAAGGCCTGAACCAGATCGACACGGTGATTTTCGACAAGACCGGCACCCTCACCGAAGGTCGCCTGGCGTTGCGCGCCATTCGGCCACTGGCCGCCCTCGACGGTGATCAATGCCTGGGCTTGGCCGCGGCCTTGGAAAATCGTTCGGAACACCCCATCGCCCGAGCTTTTGGTCGCGCACCATTGGCCGCCGAGCAGGTACACAGCAGCCCTGGGCTGGGACTCGAAGGCCTGGTCGCCGAACAACGCCTGCGCATCGGCCAGCCCGGTTTTGTCTGCGAACTGAGCGGCTCGGCCGTACCGCCGATGCCGGACGAACCCGGACAATGGCTGTTGCTGGGCGACGACATCGGGCCACTGGCCTGGTTCGTCCTCGATGACCGCCTGCGCGCTGATGCGCCGGCGCTGCTCGCCGCCTGCAAGGCGCGGGGCTGGCGTACGCTATTGCTCTCCGGTGACAGCTCGCCGATGGTGGCCAGTGTCGCCGCCGAACTGGGCATCGACGAGGCCCGCGGCGGCTTGCGTCCGGACGACAAGCTGGCGGTGCTTCAGCAGTTGCACCAGCAGGGTCGCAAGGTGCTGATGCTCGGTGATGGCGTGAATGACGTGCCGGTGCTGGCGGCGGCGGACATCAGTGTCGCCATGGGTTCGGCCACCGACCTTGCCAAGACCAGCGCCGACGCAGTGCTGCTGTCCAACCGCCTCGATGCCCTGATTCATGCGTTCAGCCTGGCCCGGCGCACCCGCCGCGTGATCATCGAGAACCTGGTCTGGGCAGGGCTGTACAATGGCCTCATGTTGCCGTTCGCCGCCCTCGGCTGGATCACGCCGGTGTGGGCCGCGGTCGGCATGTCTATCAGTTCGTTGACCGTGGTGCTGAATGCCTTGCGGCTGACCCGCCAACCGCAGGCGCAGGTTGGCGAAACCACGCCCGATACCCGTCCGCTGCCGGCCTGA
- the ccoG gene encoding cytochrome c oxidase accessory protein CcoG, whose product MSNQIPVHDVTPPAKDANKSVDLYASREKIYTRAFTGLFRNLRMVGGAVLFLLYFGTVWLNWGGHQAVWWNLPERKFFIFGATFWPQDFILLSGLLIIAAFGLFFITVYAGRVWCGYTCPQSVWTWIFMWCEKVTEGDRNQRIKLDKTSMSANKFLRKFAKHSLWLLIGFVTGMTFVGYFTPIRELVFEFFTGQADGWSYFWVGFFTLATYGNAGWLREQVCIYMCPYARFQSVMFDKDTLIVSYDPRRGEARGPRKKGIDYKALGLGDCIDCTMCVQVCPTGIDIRDGLQIECIGCAACIDACDNIMDKMDYPRGLISYTTEHNLSGQKTHKLRPRLIGYALVLLAMISLLVTAFFMRSLVGFDVSKDRVLYRENAEGRIENVYSLKIMNKDQRDHTYVLEATGLPDLKLQGKREIKVAAGDIYSQPVELSSAPEQLPSSTNEVTFILKDADDDSVHVEAKSRFIGPQTR is encoded by the coding sequence ATGAGCAACCAGATTCCGGTACATGACGTTACCCCGCCTGCCAAGGACGCCAACAAAAGCGTCGACCTCTATGCCTCTCGGGAAAAAATCTACACCCGCGCCTTCACTGGCCTGTTTCGCAACCTGCGCATGGTCGGCGGGGCGGTTCTGTTCCTGCTGTATTTCGGTACAGTCTGGCTGAACTGGGGCGGTCATCAGGCCGTCTGGTGGAACCTGCCGGAGCGCAAATTCTTTATTTTTGGCGCGACCTTCTGGCCCCAGGACTTCATCCTGCTCTCGGGGCTGCTGATCATCGCGGCCTTCGGCCTGTTTTTCATTACCGTCTATGCCGGTCGGGTCTGGTGCGGCTATACCTGCCCACAAAGCGTATGGACGTGGATTTTCATGTGGTGCGAAAAGGTCACCGAAGGCGATCGCAACCAGCGCATCAAGCTCGACAAAACGTCCATGAGCGCCAACAAGTTCCTGCGCAAGTTCGCCAAGCACAGCCTGTGGCTGCTCATCGGTTTTGTCACCGGCATGACCTTCGTCGGTTATTTCACCCCCATCCGCGAGCTGGTCTTCGAGTTTTTCACCGGCCAGGCCGACGGCTGGTCGTATTTCTGGGTCGGCTTCTTCACCTTGGCCACCTACGGCAATGCCGGCTGGCTACGTGAGCAAGTGTGTATCTACATGTGCCCGTACGCTCGCTTCCAGAGCGTAATGTTCGACAAGGACACCCTGATCGTCTCCTACGACCCGCGTCGCGGCGAAGCCCGTGGCCCGCGCAAGAAAGGCATCGACTATAAGGCGTTGGGCCTGGGGGACTGCATCGATTGCACCATGTGCGTCCAGGTCTGCCCTACCGGGATCGACATCCGCGACGGCCTGCAGATCGAATGCATCGGCTGCGCAGCCTGCATCGATGCCTGCGACAACATCATGGACAAGATGGATTATCCCCGCGGCCTGATCAGCTACACCACGGAACACAACCTCTCGGGGCAGAAAACCCATAAACTGCGTCCGCGCCTGATCGGTTATGCCCTGGTACTGCTGGCCATGATCAGCCTGTTGGTGACCGCGTTCTTCATGCGCTCGCTGGTGGGTTTCGATGTCAGCAAGGACCGCGTGCTGTACCGCGAGAACGCCGAAGGCCGGATCGAGAACGTCTACAGCCTGAAGATCATGAACAAGGACCAGCGTGACCATACCTACGTGCTCGAAGCCACCGGTCTGCCTGATCTGAAGCTGCAGGGTAAACGGGAAATCAAGGTCGCGGCCGGCGACATCTACAGCCAGCCGGTAGAGTTATCCAGTGCACCGGAACAATTGCCGTCCAGCACCAATGAGGTGACCTTCATCCTCAAGGATGCCGATGACGACAGCGTCCATGTTGAAGCCAAGAGCCGGTTCATCGGCCCACAGACTCGTTGA